In one Candidatus Hepatincola sp. Av genomic region, the following are encoded:
- the yfiH gene encoding Polyphenol oxidase — protein sequence MQQTLFSAKAPLLTNLPHIKHAFFGRKGGCSKGLFASLNTSLRVPDSPKAVLKNREIISKYFNLPPTKLLTFHQIHSNKIIFVKNNTNFKESNIIKADGMVTNQSGIILGIVTADCLPILFAHQTKPLIAAIHCGWQGLTNGIIGNVIHNFKTLGCKTEDLIVAIGPCIHQESYEVDLTFYNNFLQLNNSYKKFFMALNNKKFLFNLPECATDILIKNNILVKNINVLPYNTYKEEELFFSHRRATHKKEVSRGLQLSCISLMENIV from the coding sequence ATGCAACAAACTTTATTTTCTGCCAAAGCTCCTCTTCTTACAAATCTTCCTCATATAAAACATGCTTTTTTTGGTAGAAAAGGAGGTTGTAGTAAAGGTTTATTTGCTAGTTTAAATACATCACTCCGAGTTCCTGACTCGCCTAAGGCTGTGTTAAAGAACCGAGAAATTATTAGCAAATATTTTAACTTACCCCCTACTAAACTTCTAACTTTTCATCAAATTCATTCTAATAAAATTATTTTTGTGAAAAATAATACTAATTTTAAAGAAAGTAATATAATTAAAGCAGATGGTATGGTTACAAACCAGTCTGGCATAATTTTGGGTATTGTTACGGCCGATTGCCTCCCTATTCTTTTTGCCCATCAAACCAAGCCTTTGATTGCAGCTATTCATTGTGGTTGGCAGGGACTAACTAATGGAATTATAGGAAATGTAATCCATAATTTTAAAACTTTGGGCTGTAAAACTGAAGACTTAATTGTAGCAATAGGTCCTTGTATTCACCAAGAATCTTATGAAGTAGATCTAACTTTTTACAATAACTTCTTACAATTAAATAATTCCTATAAAAAATTTTTTATGGCATTAAATAATAAAAAATTCTTATTTAATTTACCTGAATGTGCTACCGATATTTTAATTAAAAACAATATTTTAGTTAAAAATATCAATGTTTTACCTTATAATACATACAAAGAAGAAGAGTTATTTTTTAGCCATAGGCGAGCAACCCATAAAAAAGAAGTTTCAAGAGGCTTACAATTATCGTGTATTAGCCTTATGGAAAACATAGTATAA
- the rcsC gene encoding Sensor histidine kinase RcsC — protein MNIKKIVSKFFTFFLPHIFWHQIKRQLLKLRFFIKQFLPKTLLFRTLIILATTLLVLQLILAIIFYDNHWRILRHTLTENLSLTISEIVRQATEADNTKDIQKIINYYNQVTSLKIKMSSVEPSNKEKKINKSSAMIIANFHYLIPNNKIYINRYNINYSAVIITIKIKDDIYLIFNLKTDLFFISSFYYLLLAFILFYILTITVVWQFVRLQIRPLQQLSKYAKKFAKERKAPFIVPSGSIEIRQTTKAFNEMTTQIQKFIDERTLMLSSISHDLKTSLTKMNLLLELNKIQNHTELQAEIANMDNMVNAYLNFAKLDYQKLTLTPINIKHFLKKITSQETFANLKISTKFQQTPKTFAIHTHSMARVFENILNNAKKFASKVVITVDNYSEHNIKITVEDNGKGIPTNDLPNVFQPFYKINKARTAEKGSVGLGLYIVKDIINQHGGEITLSKSELGGLKLTIILPIN, from the coding sequence ATGAATATAAAAAAAATTGTTTCAAAATTTTTTACTTTTTTCTTACCTCATATTTTTTGGCATCAAATAAAAAGGCAGTTATTAAAACTCCGCTTTTTTATCAAGCAGTTTTTACCTAAAACTCTATTATTTCGCACTTTAATTATTTTAGCCACAACCTTATTAGTATTACAGCTTATTTTAGCCATCATTTTTTATGATAACCACTGGCGAATTCTAAGGCATACTCTAACAGAAAATTTATCTCTTACCATTTCAGAAATTGTAAGGCAAGCTACTGAAGCAGATAATACCAAAGATATTCAAAAAATTATTAATTATTATAACCAAGTAACCTCTTTAAAAATTAAAATGAGTTCAGTAGAACCTAGTAATAAAGAGAAAAAAATTAATAAAAGTAGTGCAATGATAATTGCTAATTTTCATTACTTAATTCCTAATAATAAAATCTATATCAATCGCTATAATATAAATTATTCAGCAGTTATTATTACAATAAAAATTAAAGATGATATTTATTTAATTTTTAACTTAAAAACTGATTTATTCTTTATTTCTTCATTTTATTACCTATTATTAGCTTTTATTTTATTTTATATCTTAACTATTACAGTAGTGTGGCAGTTTGTACGGTTACAAATTCGCCCTCTACAACAATTATCAAAATACGCTAAAAAATTTGCTAAAGAAAGAAAAGCTCCATTTATTGTGCCCTCTGGTTCCATAGAAATCCGCCAAACTACTAAGGCCTTTAATGAAATGACAACCCAAATCCAAAAATTTATTGATGAAAGAACCTTAATGCTATCTAGTATCTCCCACGATCTCAAAACCTCCCTAACTAAAATGAATCTTCTTTTAGAATTAAATAAAATCCAGAATCATACAGAACTACAAGCAGAAATAGCCAACATGGATAACATGGTTAACGCTTACTTAAACTTCGCTAAATTAGATTACCAAAAACTTACTTTAACACCTATTAACATCAAACATTTTTTAAAAAAAATTACCTCGCAAGAAACCTTTGCTAACCTGAAAATTTCCACTAAATTTCAACAAACTCCTAAAACTTTTGCAATTCATACACACTCTATGGCAAGAGTATTTGAAAATATCCTTAACAATGCTAAAAAATTTGCTAGTAAAGTAGTAATTACGGTTGATAATTATAGCGAACATAATATTAAAATTACGGTAGAAGATAATGGTAAAGGAATTCCTACAAATGATCTACCCAATGTTTTTCAACCTTTTTACAAAATTAACAAAGCTCGTACAGCTGAAAAAGGTAGTGTTGGGCTTGGTTTATATATTGTAAAAGATATTATTAACCAACATGGTGGTGAAATAACCTTAAGTAAATCAGAGCTTGGTGGTTTAAAACTTACTATAATTTTACCTATTAACTAA
- the saeR gene encoding Response regulator SaeR, with the protein MQTNYTVLIIDDDPELCKLIKQLFETNGYIAFVVNNTIDALDLLHYINFHAIILDYMMPKQNGIDFLNTLKQEKITIPVLMLTATNEIDNKLNALTLGAQDYLTKPFHPKELILRINNLIKIQNSYYYSNEIIAFGNFKFNKNNNTLTYKGTPIALSSLETDILLLLVSNLNQVVTKEDMLKTLNKPLNENNLNTLNVNIMRLRKKIEINGEKILTTIRGKGFILSKE; encoded by the coding sequence ATGCAAACAAATTATACTGTTTTAATTATTGATGATGATCCTGAACTTTGCAAATTAATTAAACAATTATTTGAAACAAACGGATATATAGCTTTTGTGGTTAATAATACAATTGATGCCCTAGATTTACTGCATTATATTAATTTTCATGCTATTATTTTAGATTACATGATGCCTAAGCAAAATGGTATTGATTTTTTAAATACTCTAAAGCAAGAAAAAATTACTATCCCTGTACTAATGCTAACAGCTACCAATGAAATAGATAATAAACTAAACGCTCTAACACTAGGGGCACAAGATTATTTAACAAAACCTTTCCACCCTAAAGAATTAATTTTAAGAATAAATAATTTAATAAAAATTCAGAATAGTTATTATTACTCCAATGAAATTATTGCTTTTGGTAATTTTAAATTCAATAAAAACAATAATACACTAACTTACAAAGGTACCCCTATTGCCCTTTCAAGTTTAGAAACAGATATTTTATTACTACTTGTTAGTAACCTTAACCAAGTTGTTACTAAAGAAGATATGCTAAAAACCCTCAATAAACCTTTAAATGAAAACAATCTAAATACTTTAAATGTTAATATTATGCGTTTAAGAAAAAAAATAGAAATTAACGGAGAAAAAATCTTAACAACTATTCGTGGTAAAGGTTTTATTTTATCAAAAGAATAA
- a CDS encoding LOG family protein, whose protein sequence is MPEKTIYDHYLPFMQSREGRIVRILSEFLDAKSKFENHKIQNTIVMFGSARILPMNEAEQRFNDAKKNNEDTKKAQHLLNMSHYYEKARVLAFKLASFSKKFEAENKYYICTGGGPGIMAAFNQGATDAKEKSIGLNILLPFEQTGNPFVTPDLLIPFNYFFMRKFWFSYFAKAFVVFPGGFGTLDEMFEILTLIQTKKMHKKIPIVLFGKEFFNKLLNFDVLSDNYLISNKDKDLFLITDNIDEAYNHITSQLHRLS, encoded by the coding sequence ATGCCAGAAAAAACTATATACGACCACTATTTACCCTTTATGCAATCTCGTGAGGGTAGAATTGTCCGTATTTTATCAGAATTTTTAGATGCGAAATCTAAGTTTGAAAATCATAAAATTCAAAATACTATTGTTATGTTTGGTTCAGCAAGAATTCTACCTATGAATGAAGCTGAGCAACGTTTTAATGATGCAAAAAAGAATAATGAAGATACAAAAAAAGCACAACATTTATTAAATATGTCCCATTATTACGAAAAAGCTAGAGTTTTGGCTTTTAAATTAGCTTCTTTTTCTAAAAAATTTGAAGCTGAAAATAAATATTATATTTGTACAGGTGGCGGGCCAGGAATCATGGCAGCCTTTAATCAAGGTGCTACTGATGCTAAAGAAAAAAGTATAGGATTAAATATTTTATTACCCTTTGAACAAACAGGTAATCCTTTTGTAACTCCTGACCTTCTTATTCCTTTTAACTACTTTTTTATGAGAAAATTCTGGTTTTCCTATTTTGCAAAAGCCTTTGTGGTATTTCCAGGTGGTTTTGGTACACTAGATGAAATGTTTGAAATTCTTACATTAATTCAAACTAAAAAAATGCACAAAAAAATACCTATTGTATTATTTGGTAAGGAATTTTTTAATAAGCTGCTAAATTTTGATGTTTTAAGTGATAATTACCTCATTAGCAATAAAGATAAAGATTTATTCCTAATTACCGATAATATTGATGAGGCTTATAACCATATTACTAGTCAATTACATAGGTTATCTTAA
- a CDS encoding CDP-diacylglycerol--glycerol-3-phosphate 3-phosphatidyltransferase, which translates to MIANLPNILTLSRIILIPIFPLLIWYHSIPERIFFTILFTIASLTDFFDGYIARAYNINSNFGRIFDPISDKVLILVLCITILIKDPNITNYILLPILVILVRELIISGIREGLASQNKIIQVSRLAKYKTASQMVALGFLVMAGSENYFLVIVQNIGIIALYISMLLSLSTGIMYLKNSYNDLT; encoded by the coding sequence ATGATAGCCAACTTACCTAATATCTTAACCTTAAGCCGTATTATTTTAATACCAATTTTTCCTTTGTTAATTTGGTATCATAGTATTCCTGAAAGGATATTCTTTACTATTCTTTTTACTATTGCTAGTTTAACTGATTTTTTTGATGGTTATATTGCTCGTGCTTATAATATTAATTCTAATTTTGGTAGAATTTTTGACCCTATCTCCGATAAAGTTCTCATTTTAGTTTTATGTATAACTATATTAATTAAAGATCCTAATATTACTAATTATATACTTTTGCCTATTTTAGTTATTTTAGTACGAGAACTAATTATTTCAGGAATACGTGAGGGTTTAGCTAGCCAAAATAAAATTATCCAAGTAAGTAGGTTAGCTAAATATAAAACAGCTTCCCAAATGGTAGCTTTAGGTTTTTTAGTTATGGCAGGTTCTGAGAATTATTTTTTAGTTATTGTGCAAAACATTGGAATTATTGCTTTATATATTTCTATGCTTCTTTCGTTATCCACTGGGATTATGTACTTAAAAAACTCTTATAACGATTTAACTTAA
- the uvrC gene encoding UvrABC system protein C, with protein sequence MLKNSLAISGIELIRKIHLNIPNQSGIYKMLDVTGQIIYIGKAKNLKQRLYSYSLKTHNPRTYAMVQNIYKIEWVITNSEYDALLLESSLIKQIQPKYNILLKDDRQFPFIKIETDHPFPRILVYKSKQATPTKNIFGPFASTYYVKENIKLLQQIFQLRTCTDSFFNNREKPCVLYQIKRCSAPCVNKIKTKDYTLSINQAMSFLKGNNLKVKEDLINTMKQASKQQDFERAIILRERIKLLQNNHHKQSIILQNQSDADFIALMEHNGQFIYNIFMFRYGYNHGSVNFILPIPLQDNLEEALRAFLIQFYNKREIPKNIYTNIALKNSEILQDVKGYLNNKSGKRINIKTPNSTLSKNIMEIVIHNTLELIKQQEQATNKWVGNFQALAELFKIKNPITRIELYDNSHLYGTFPLGAMVCATPAGFSKKDYRTFYVKNENIQPNDDYAILAETLIRRFNKLTPENTPQLIFIDGGKGQLSTAKSIATQLNLTDIKIIAIGKGPNRNAGEETLYLNNKETINLPRYSATLHFIQMLRNEVHRFAITSLRKRKLKSLTTSELSQIAGVGVKRKKDLLTYFGSVENIRNATITELTQVKGVSVAVATKIFNWFH encoded by the coding sequence ATGTTAAAAAACTCTCTTGCTATTAGTGGTATAGAATTAATTAGAAAAATCCACCTTAATATCCCTAACCAGAGTGGCATTTATAAAATGTTAGATGTTACAGGGCAAATTATTTACATAGGTAAAGCCAAAAACCTTAAACAACGTTTGTATTCTTATAGTTTAAAAACTCATAACCCTCGTACCTATGCTATGGTACAAAATATCTATAAAATTGAATGGGTGATTACAAATTCAGAATATGATGCTTTATTGTTAGAGTCTAGCCTTATTAAACAAATACAGCCTAAATATAATATTCTATTAAAAGATGATCGGCAATTTCCATTTATAAAAATAGAGACAGATCACCCTTTTCCAAGAATCTTAGTTTATAAAAGCAAACAAGCCACTCCTACCAAGAATATTTTTGGTCCTTTTGCGTCTACTTACTATGTTAAAGAAAATATTAAACTATTACAGCAAATTTTTCAATTAAGAACTTGTACTGATAGTTTCTTTAATAATAGAGAAAAACCTTGTGTTTTATACCAAATAAAAAGATGTTCGGCACCGTGCGTAAACAAAATTAAAACAAAAGATTATACTTTATCTATTAACCAAGCTATGTCTTTTTTAAAAGGTAACAATCTAAAAGTAAAAGAAGATTTAATTAATACGATGAAACAAGCTAGTAAACAACAAGATTTTGAAAGAGCTATTATTTTACGAGAACGTATTAAACTCTTACAAAATAATCATCATAAACAATCTATTATTTTACAAAACCAAAGTGATGCCGATTTTATTGCTTTAATGGAACACAATGGGCAGTTTATCTATAATATTTTTATGTTTCGTTATGGGTATAATCATGGTTCTGTAAATTTTATTCTCCCTATTCCTTTGCAAGATAATCTAGAAGAGGCTTTAAGAGCTTTTTTAATACAATTTTACAATAAAAGAGAAATACCTAAAAATATTTATACCAATATTGCTTTAAAAAACTCTGAAATTTTACAAGATGTGAAAGGTTACCTGAATAATAAATCAGGTAAAAGAATTAATATTAAAACCCCTAACAGTACTCTTAGTAAAAATATTATGGAAATTGTAATCCATAATACACTAGAACTTATAAAGCAACAGGAACAGGCAACTAACAAATGGGTAGGCAATTTTCAAGCCTTAGCTGAATTATTCAAAATAAAAAATCCTATAACCAGAATAGAATTATACGATAACTCCCATTTATATGGTACTTTTCCTCTTGGGGCTATGGTTTGTGCCACTCCAGCCGGATTCAGTAAAAAAGATTACCGTACTTTCTATGTGAAAAATGAAAATATTCAACCTAATGATGATTATGCTATTTTAGCAGAAACTTTAATTCGTCGTTTTAATAAACTAACCCCAGAAAACACCCCACAACTAATTTTTATTGATGGTGGCAAGGGGCAACTTAGTACAGCTAAAAGTATAGCTACACAGCTTAATTTAACAGATATTAAAATCATTGCTATTGGCAAAGGACCCAACCGTAACGCAGGTGAAGAAACCTTATATCTAAACAATAAAGAAACTATTAACCTCCCTCGTTATTCTGCTACTTTGCATTTTATTCAAATGCTAAGAAATGAAGTGCATAGGTTTGCTATTACTAGCCTTAGAAAAAGAAAATTAAAATCTTTAACTACTTCAGAATTAAGCCAAATAGCAGGAGTTGGAGTAAAACGAAAAAAAGATCTCCTTACTTATTTTGGCTCCGTAGAAAACATTAGAAATGCTACAATTACTGAATTAACTCAAGTTAAGGGAGTTAGCGTTGCTGTAGCTACAAAAATATTTAATTGGTTTCATTAG
- the rppH gene encoding RNA pyrophosphohydrolase, which translates to MLQNYRKGIGAIILNEQSLVFIGKRIDTPNAWQMPQGGLDLNETYKSALLRELQEEIGTNKIEILYKTPLLTYNLPEELQPNFWGGKYTGQQQQWFFTKFLGTDSSINLNAHIPPEFCEWQWIPYQKLVDIIIPFKKPMYEEIIKLGIEYGVFV; encoded by the coding sequence ATGTTACAAAATTATAGAAAAGGAATTGGAGCCATTATTCTAAATGAACAAAGTTTAGTTTTTATAGGTAAAAGAATAGATACCCCCAATGCTTGGCAAATGCCCCAAGGTGGACTTGATCTTAATGAAACTTACAAGTCAGCTTTATTGCGTGAACTACAAGAAGAAATTGGAACCAACAAAATAGAAATTTTATATAAAACACCCCTATTAACCTATAACCTTCCTGAAGAATTACAGCCTAACTTTTGGGGAGGTAAATATACAGGGCAACAACAACAGTGGTTTTTTACAAAGTTCTTAGGTACAGATAGTAGTATTAATCTTAATGCTCATATTCCACCGGAATTTTGTGAATGGCAATGGATTCCTTACCAAAAATTAGTAGATATAATTATTCCATTTAAAAAACCTATGTATGAAGAAATCATTAAGTTAGGCATAGAATATGGCGTTTTCGTGTAA
- a CDS encoding putative CtpA-like serine protease, translating into MHKFSRSLISIIIFSTLFITATYSFYKYLTFFQQKSYNIQIKNPKSYTSINFLTEVMSIIKYSYYKDVSLSTLIDYAVQGMLQNLDPYSYILNSADTKKLKEETQGVLIGLGLHIAKVQSIAEVVEVVKNSPADKAGIAKGDYITHIGNTSVNSLSLEGISQKLQGKVGTSVTLKILRYPNTHLVTTLTRQPITINPLFIKVKNHILYIRISIFSKHLAKNLQSNIIKYQQKQQINGIILDVRNNPGGLLEQAVGVADLFINKGIIVYIHSKGKQNEIFTAKTPDITNNTQLVVLINQGSASASEIVAGALQDHHRATLIGTQSFGKGSVQSIIALNHNKFLKLTTGLYFLPNGETINNKGIQPDITIFANGKTCLSCTATHLNMLAKAELKYLATHKPSQSDLQLQYAYSFLQHKLRK; encoded by the coding sequence ATGCATAAGTTTTCCCGTTCACTTATAAGTATTATAATTTTTAGTACTTTATTTATTACAGCTACTTATAGTTTTTATAAATACCTAACTTTTTTTCAACAAAAAAGCTATAACATACAAATAAAAAATCCTAAATCTTATACCTCTATCAATTTCTTAACTGAAGTTATGAGTATTATAAAATATAGTTATTACAAAGATGTTAGTTTAAGCACTTTAATAGATTATGCCGTACAAGGAATGCTCCAAAACCTAGACCCATACAGTTATATCTTAAATTCTGCAGATACAAAAAAACTAAAAGAAGAAACCCAAGGGGTATTAATTGGCTTAGGATTACATATTGCCAAGGTACAATCTATTGCTGAAGTTGTAGAAGTTGTAAAAAATTCACCAGCAGACAAGGCAGGTATTGCTAAGGGAGACTATATCACTCATATTGGCAATACCTCTGTTAATTCTTTATCTCTAGAAGGCATATCCCAGAAGTTGCAAGGTAAAGTTGGTACAAGTGTTACTTTAAAAATATTACGTTATCCTAATACTCACTTAGTTACTACATTGACTCGTCAACCTATTACTATTAATCCATTATTTATAAAAGTGAAAAATCATATTTTATACATTAGAATTAGCATTTTTAGTAAACATCTTGCTAAGAATTTACAAAGCAATATTATTAAATATCAACAAAAACAACAAATTAACGGCATTATTTTAGATGTTCGCAATAATCCAGGAGGATTACTAGAACAGGCAGTGGGAGTTGCCGACTTATTTATCAATAAAGGAATTATTGTTTATATTCATTCTAAGGGAAAGCAAAACGAAATCTTTACAGCTAAAACGCCAGATATTACGAATAATACTCAGCTGGTGGTTCTTATAAATCAAGGTTCGGCTTCTGCCTCTGAAATTGTAGCAGGGGCGTTGCAAGATCATCATCGTGCAACCTTAATTGGTACTCAAAGTTTTGGTAAAGGTTCAGTACAAAGTATTATCGCTTTAAACCATAATAAATTCTTAAAGTTAACCACCGGTTTATATTTTTTACCTAATGGTGAAACTATTAATAATAAAGGTATTCAACCTGATATCACTATTTTTGCTAATGGTAAAACTTGTCTATCTTGTACTGCTACTCATTTAAACATGCTAGCTAAGGCTGAACTTAAGTATTTGGCAACTCATAAACCATCACAAAGTGACTTACAATTACAATATGCTTATAGTTTTTTACAACACAAATTAAGGAAATAG
- a CDS encoding CDP-alcohol phosphatidyltransferase yields MGKYYLKNNLWIFILIGIISLNANSVKAFNSTLQRELVRVSENISENELQLRNLKDYQELLTLKQKTNKQQLTQIQSNLNNVIIALYKMQHTSIQYLFASNKSTSDIAVTYSLFNYYVQYLRNQLQQGLEYLYIINKNQKKLLDINYKIRLTNKKLKQNKKVLLSYLHKKNYMTASQLQQINSYNSYVKKNKFTLYALMNEINHSYMLQEDIQADANVLKHKKQFVYPNNGFIVQKYHKAKTTDLYYNGILILANPSSQIVAPYDGEVVYAKSFYAYNNIIIIKHSSSYFSIISGKLKPFVKTTQLVKKHEPIAISAPENAPIYYELENKNKPINPLPWFLQPAT; encoded by the coding sequence ATAACTTATGGATCTTTATACTTATAGGGATTATTAGCCTTAATGCTAACAGTGTTAAGGCTTTTAATTCTACTTTACAACGTGAACTAGTTAGAGTTTCGGAAAATATTTCTGAAAATGAGCTACAACTACGCAATTTAAAAGATTATCAGGAATTGTTAACTCTAAAGCAAAAAACCAATAAGCAGCAACTTACACAAATTCAAAGTAACTTGAACAATGTAATTATTGCTTTATACAAAATGCAGCATACCTCAATTCAATATTTATTTGCAAGTAATAAATCCACAAGCGATATTGCCGTTACTTATTCTTTATTTAATTATTATGTACAATATCTACGCAATCAGTTACAACAAGGGTTAGAATATTTATATATTATTAATAAAAATCAAAAGAAACTTCTTGATATAAACTATAAAATTCGTTTAACTAATAAAAAATTAAAACAAAACAAGAAAGTTCTACTTTCTTACTTACACAAAAAAAACTATATGACTGCTAGCCAATTACAACAAATTAATTCTTATAATTCCTATGTTAAAAAGAATAAGTTTACTCTTTATGCTCTAATGAATGAAATCAACCATTCATATATGTTACAAGAAGATATCCAAGCTGATGCCAACGTATTAAAACATAAAAAACAATTTGTATACCCTAATAATGGTTTTATAGTGCAAAAGTATCATAAGGCTAAAACAACTGATTTATATTATAATGGGATTTTAATTCTAGCTAACCCTTCTTCCCAGATTGTGGCTCCATACGATGGTGAGGTAGTATATGCTAAAAGTTTTTATGCTTACAATAACATTATAATTATTAAACATTCCTCTTCTTACTTTTCTATTATTTCAGGTAAACTAAAACCTTTTGTAAAAACTACTCAATTAGTAAAAAAACATGAACCTATTGCTATCTCAGCCCCAGAAAATGCTCCTATTTACTACGAGTTAGAAAATAAAAATAAACCTATTAACCCTTTACCATGGTTTTTACAACCAGCTACATAA